From one Nocardioides scoriae genomic stretch:
- a CDS encoding DUF2332 domain-containing protein, with product MEAAEALRHQARSCAALGSPMYADLLDRLADDCAAGGPTARVLRDHQDVPGPTAVALRLLGSVHRLVLERRAGALALSWPSVGGTWEPGTGAAAVLALLEERPDEVRARLDRPPQTNEVGRACALLGGLLHLPDALRLPVQLVELGASAGLNLLADRFVVTEGPGPGGAGGRVLQGDPASGVRLEGAWAGRELRPWPGLEVVERLGCDPHPVDPTTTEGRLALTAYVWPDQVHRLERLRGALAVAADHPVDVRRSTAAELVDALELREGCTTVVWHSVMWQYLDVAEQDHVVRRLEELGRAAGPHDPLVHLALEPRRRGAGTPHDFWVVLRTWPGPPEEVVVGRSVAHGMPTTWL from the coding sequence GTGGAGGCGGCGGAGGCGTTGCGGCACCAGGCCCGGTCGTGCGCCGCGCTCGGGTCGCCGATGTACGCCGACCTGCTCGACCGGCTGGCCGACGACTGCGCCGCCGGTGGGCCCACGGCCCGGGTGCTGCGCGACCACCAGGACGTCCCCGGTCCGACCGCGGTCGCCCTGCGGCTGCTCGGCAGCGTCCACCGCCTGGTGCTCGAGCGTCGCGCCGGCGCGCTCGCGCTCAGCTGGCCCAGCGTCGGCGGCACCTGGGAGCCCGGGACCGGGGCCGCCGCGGTGCTGGCCCTGCTGGAGGAGCGTCCCGACGAGGTCCGCGCCCGGCTGGACCGCCCGCCCCAGACCAACGAGGTCGGCCGCGCCTGCGCCCTGCTCGGCGGGCTGCTGCACCTGCCCGACGCCCTCCGGCTGCCGGTGCAGCTGGTCGAGCTGGGCGCCTCGGCCGGGCTCAACCTGCTGGCCGACCGGTTCGTGGTGACCGAGGGCCCCGGACCCGGCGGCGCGGGCGGTCGGGTGCTCCAGGGCGACCCGGCGTCCGGCGTACGGCTGGAGGGGGCGTGGGCCGGGCGCGAGCTGCGTCCCTGGCCCGGTCTCGAGGTGGTCGAGCGCCTCGGCTGCGACCCCCACCCCGTCGACCCGACCACCACCGAGGGCCGACTGGCGCTCACGGCGTACGTCTGGCCCGACCAGGTGCACCGTCTCGAGCGGCTGCGCGGTGCCCTGGCCGTGGCCGCCGACCACCCGGTCGACGTGCGCCGCAGCACGGCCGCCGAGCTGGTCGACGCCCTCGAGCTGCGCGAGGGGTGCACGACGGTGGTGTGGCACAGCGTGATGTGGCAGTACCTCGACGTGGCCGAGCAGGACCACGTGGTGCGGAGGCTGGAGGAGCTGGGGCGGGCGGCCGGTCCCCACGACCCGCTGGTCCACCTGGCCCTGGAGCCCCGGCGTCGCGGGGCCGGCACGCCCCACGACTTCTGGGTGGTGCTGCGCACCTGGCCCGGCCCGCCCGAGGAGGTCGTGGTCGGTCGCTCGGTGGCGCACGGGATGCCCACCACCTGGCTCTGA
- a CDS encoding DUF5302 domain-containing protein yields the protein MADQTPDHQPTQDEIKAKMREALDRKQAHLHPDDSAGAKAKAHGSEVVGGAPKMHRRKAGGGGS from the coding sequence ATGGCCGACCAGACACCTGATCACCAGCCGACCCAGGACGAGATCAAGGCCAAGATGCGCGAGGCGCTCGACCGCAAGCAGGCACACCTCCACCCCGACGACAGCGCCGGCGCCAAGGCCAAGGCCCACGGCTCCGAGGTCGTCGGCGGCGCCCCCAAGATGCACCGCCGCAAGGCCGGCGGGGGCGGCAGCTGA
- a CDS encoding MaoC family dehydratase, which translates to MQFGRSYEEFEVGAIYRHWPGKTVTEFDDHMFCLLTMNHHPLHLDTHYAGETTQFGKNVVVGNYVYSILLGMSVPDISGKAIANLEVESLRHVAPTFHGDTLYGETTVLDKWESTSKDDRGVVHVETIGYNQDGKVVCLFRRKVMVPKDSYLTARGGEQPGRPVPQPDRSWPGHAADAT; encoded by the coding sequence ATGCAGTTCGGCCGCAGCTACGAGGAGTTCGAGGTCGGGGCGATCTACCGGCACTGGCCCGGCAAGACGGTCACGGAGTTCGACGACCACATGTTCTGCCTGCTGACGATGAACCACCACCCGCTGCACCTCGACACCCACTACGCGGGGGAGACCACGCAGTTCGGGAAGAACGTCGTGGTGGGCAACTACGTCTACTCGATCCTGCTCGGCATGAGCGTGCCCGACATCTCCGGCAAGGCGATCGCCAACCTGGAGGTCGAGTCGCTGCGCCACGTGGCACCGACGTTCCACGGCGACACCCTGTACGGCGAGACCACCGTGCTCGACAAGTGGGAGTCGACGAGCAAGGACGACCGGGGCGTGGTGCACGTCGAGACCATCGGCTACAACCAGGACGGCAAGGTCGTGTGCCTGTTCCGCCGCAAGGTGATGGTGCCCAAGGACAGCTACCTGACCGCGCGCGGCGGCGAGCAGCCCGGTCGGCCGGTGCCGCAGCCCGACAGGTCCTGGCCCGGGCACGCGGCGGACGCCACGTGA
- a CDS encoding histidine phosphatase family protein encodes MSGPRGPQDSELWVVRHGETEWSRDGRHTSTTDLDLTAEGAEVARGLAGRLAGEEFDLVLSSPRLRARVTAELAGFAEVETTEDLAEWDYGDYEGLTTPHIREQVPGWTVWSHPCPGGETAAQVAERLDRVVARVQDAGVRAIVFSHGHASRVLAARWLGLPPEDGRHFVLGTATLSTLAWERESPAVARWNA; translated from the coding sequence GTGAGCGGCCCCCGGGGTCCGCAGGACTCCGAGCTGTGGGTGGTGCGCCACGGGGAGACCGAGTGGAGCCGCGACGGGCGGCACACCTCGACCACCGACCTCGACCTGACCGCCGAGGGGGCCGAGGTCGCCCGCGGCCTGGCCGGGCGCCTCGCCGGCGAGGAGTTCGACCTGGTGCTGAGCAGCCCGCGGCTGCGGGCCCGGGTGACGGCCGAGCTGGCCGGCTTCGCCGAGGTGGAGACGACCGAGGACCTGGCCGAGTGGGACTACGGCGACTACGAGGGACTCACCACGCCGCACATCCGCGAGCAGGTGCCCGGCTGGACGGTCTGGTCCCACCCCTGCCCCGGAGGCGAGACCGCGGCCCAGGTGGCCGAGCGGCTCGACCGCGTCGTGGCGCGCGTGCAGGACGCGGGGGTGCGGGCGATCGTCTTCAGCCACGGCCACGCCTCGCGCGTGCTGGCCGCGCGCTGGCTGGGGCTGCCCCCGGAGGACGGCCGGCACTTCGTGCTCGGCACCGCGACCCTCTCGACCCTGGCCTGGGAACGGGAGTCGCCGGCCGTGGCGCGCTGGAACGCCTGA
- a CDS encoding DUF6758 family protein translates to MSLAASCPRCTSPVSGEAEEFACSVHGPTQPLWRPAHADYDAFAELVGRIDDFPTYLPWPMSPGWSIADFGCVGAGDRVQATVTTTVGVSDLDGDVGVTLVSEDPGVGLGARCSGTAYDDPGPQISNGPPAVHVRAGGRSVPMWLVDPDGDAPDDEVLARAVFAGEADGRWLWLVIRPASAALLLHDEWLLADVTGFGPEALEMPFGGDRPTW, encoded by the coding sequence GTGTCGCTCGCGGCCTCGTGTCCCCGCTGCACCTCGCCGGTCTCCGGCGAGGCGGAGGAGTTCGCCTGCTCGGTGCACGGCCCGACCCAGCCGCTGTGGCGCCCCGCGCACGCCGACTACGACGCCTTCGCCGAGCTCGTCGGCCGCATCGACGACTTCCCGACGTACCTGCCCTGGCCGATGAGCCCGGGCTGGTCGATCGCCGACTTCGGCTGCGTCGGCGCCGGTGACCGCGTGCAGGCCACGGTCACCACGACCGTCGGCGTCAGCGACCTCGACGGCGACGTCGGGGTCACGCTCGTCTCGGAGGACCCCGGCGTGGGGCTCGGCGCGCGCTGCAGCGGCACGGCGTACGACGACCCGGGACCGCAGATCAGCAACGGCCCGCCGGCCGTCCACGTGCGGGCCGGCGGTCGCAGCGTCCCGATGTGGCTGGTCGACCCGGACGGGGACGCTCCAGACGACGAGGTGCTCGCCCGGGCGGTGTTCGCCGGCGAGGCCGACGGTCGCTGGCTGTGGCTGGTGATCCGGCCGGCGTCGGCGGCGCTGCTGCTCCACGACGAGTGGCTGCTGGCCGACGTGACGGGCTTCGGGCCGGAGGCGCTGGAGATGCCGTTCGGGGGCGATCGACCCACCTGGTGA
- a CDS encoding ParA family protein, with product MTTHVLAVANQKGGVAKTTTVASLGAALAEQGQKVLLVDLDPQACLTFSLGIDPEDLELSVHHVLTKGLDPTEVIIETDDGVDLLPATIELARAEADLLTRTGREYVIRGAIEDTSGYDWVLLDCPPSLGVLTVAALTAATGVLIPLQCETLSHRGVGQLLDTVHDVRRFTNRDLEVWGVLPTMFDGRTTHSRTVLETISETYDLAVIEPPIPKSIRFAEAPAAGRSILKTSRSNKGAQAYRDVATALRARA from the coding sequence ATGACCACTCACGTCCTGGCCGTGGCCAACCAGAAGGGTGGGGTCGCCAAGACCACCACCGTCGCCTCGCTCGGCGCTGCCCTGGCCGAGCAGGGCCAGAAGGTCCTGCTCGTCGACCTCGACCCCCAGGCCTGCCTCACCTTCAGCCTCGGCATCGACCCCGAGGACCTGGAGCTGTCGGTGCACCACGTGCTGACCAAGGGCCTGGACCCGACCGAGGTCATCATCGAGACCGACGACGGCGTCGACCTGCTGCCGGCGACCATCGAGCTGGCCCGCGCCGAGGCCGACCTGCTGACCCGCACCGGCCGCGAGTACGTCATCCGCGGCGCGATCGAGGACACCTCCGGCTACGACTGGGTGCTGCTCGACTGCCCGCCGTCGCTGGGCGTGCTGACCGTCGCCGCCCTGACCGCGGCGACGGGCGTGCTGATCCCGCTGCAGTGCGAGACGCTCTCGCACCGCGGCGTCGGGCAGCTGCTCGACACCGTCCACGACGTGCGCCGCTTCACCAACCGCGACCTCGAGGTCTGGGGCGTGCTCCCGACGATGTTCGACGGCCGCACCACCCACTCGCGCACGGTCCTGGAGACCATCTCCGAGACCTACGACCTGGCCGTGATCGAGCCGCCGATCCCCAAGTCGATCCGCTTCGCGGAGGCCCCGGCCGCGGGTCGCTCGATCCTCAAGACCTCGCGCAGCAACAAGGGTGCGCAGGCCTACCGCGACGTCGCCACCGCCCTGCGGGCCCGGGCCTGA
- a CDS encoding L,D-transpeptidase, whose translation MRPAPRRPRSWGRPSLVVLAGATTAVSLLGSLGVIPAGGPAAAARPAPAEVASLSSGQVLPDARPPGRRQQEQAPAVLGASGAGTRVVFDMGEQRVWLVQAGAAGAEDVVRRTYLASGSVYDNLQPGTYEVYSRSRHAVGIGDSGTMEYFVRFTRGANAAIGFHSIPVHDGEPVQSRAQLGTPLSHGCIRQARPDARALWDFAPVGTPVVVTA comes from the coding sequence GTGCGGCCCGCCCCGCGTCGGCCCCGCTCGTGGGGCCGGCCGTCGCTGGTCGTGCTCGCGGGCGCCACGACGGCGGTCTCGCTGCTCGGCAGCCTGGGGGTGATCCCGGCCGGTGGCCCCGCCGCGGCGGCCCGCCCGGCTCCCGCCGAGGTGGCGTCGCTCTCGTCGGGACAGGTGCTGCCCGACGCCCGCCCGCCCGGACGGCGGCAGCAGGAGCAGGCGCCCGCCGTGCTGGGTGCCAGCGGCGCGGGCACCCGGGTGGTCTTCGACATGGGCGAGCAGCGGGTGTGGCTGGTCCAGGCCGGCGCGGCCGGCGCCGAGGACGTCGTGCGTCGCACCTACCTGGCCTCAGGCAGCGTCTACGACAACCTGCAGCCCGGGACCTACGAGGTCTACTCGCGCTCGCGCCACGCCGTCGGCATCGGTGACTCCGGGACGATGGAGTACTTCGTGCGGTTCACCCGCGGCGCCAACGCCGCGATCGGCTTCCACAGCATCCCCGTCCACGACGGCGAGCCGGTGCAGAGCCGGGCCCAGCTCGGCACCCCGCTCTCGCACGGGTGCATCCGCCAGGCCCGACCGGATGCGCGGGCGCTGTGGGACTTCGCGCCGGTCGGCACCCCGGTGGTCGTCACCGCCTGA
- a CDS encoding DEAD/DEAH box helicase: MTLSVALMGTDLIGQARTGTGKTLAFGIPVLQRAVAQQDPDFDDLAAPGKPQALVVAPTRELALQVSKDLTLAGSLRGLRVLTVYGGVPYEGQLDALASGVDVVVGTPGRLIDLMNRRALDISHVKSLVLDEADEMLDLGFLPDVERLLKQTPETRQTMLFSATMPAAIVALARTHMRHPMNIRAESGEDNQMVPATAQFIYQAHDLDKPEMLGRLLQAEGADLMIVFTRTKRQAQRISDDLEMRGFVSAPLHGDMAQAAREKAMTKFREGKLQVLVATDVAARGIDVTGVTHVVNYTCPEDEKTYVHRIGRTGRAGATGIAITFVDWADLHRWKMINKALDLPFDDPAETYSSSEHFLHDQGIPKGIKGRLIPEGQVVIERQPRTDGRGGSGGRGGRDGGRDGGRDGGRGRSRSGRSEGGRSSDSAAPAPAATTTGPATDGGESGDRPARKRNRNRRRTRGGSSDSAPASGTGSDG, from the coding sequence ATGACCCTCTCCGTCGCCCTCATGGGCACCGACCTGATCGGCCAGGCCCGCACGGGCACCGGCAAGACCCTGGCCTTCGGCATCCCCGTCCTGCAGCGCGCCGTCGCGCAGCAGGACCCGGACTTCGACGACCTCGCCGCCCCCGGCAAGCCGCAGGCGCTCGTCGTCGCGCCGACCCGCGAGCTCGCGCTCCAGGTCAGCAAGGACCTGACGCTGGCGGGCTCGCTCCGCGGCCTGCGCGTGCTCACCGTCTACGGCGGCGTGCCCTACGAGGGCCAGCTCGACGCCCTCGCGTCGGGCGTCGACGTCGTCGTCGGCACCCCGGGTCGCCTCATCGACCTGATGAACCGCCGCGCCCTCGACATCTCGCACGTGAAGTCGCTCGTGCTCGACGAGGCCGACGAGATGCTCGACCTCGGCTTCCTGCCCGACGTGGAGCGGCTGCTCAAGCAGACCCCGGAGACCCGCCAGACGATGCTGTTCTCGGCGACCATGCCGGCCGCGATCGTGGCCCTGGCGCGGACCCACATGCGCCACCCGATGAACATCCGCGCCGAGTCCGGCGAGGACAACCAGATGGTGCCGGCCACGGCCCAGTTCATCTACCAGGCCCACGACCTCGACAAGCCGGAGATGCTCGGCCGGCTGCTGCAGGCCGAGGGCGCCGACCTGATGATCGTGTTCACCCGCACCAAGCGCCAGGCGCAGCGGATCTCCGACGACCTCGAGATGCGCGGCTTCGTCAGCGCGCCGCTGCACGGCGACATGGCGCAGGCCGCCCGCGAGAAGGCCATGACCAAGTTCCGCGAGGGCAAGCTCCAGGTGCTCGTGGCCACCGACGTCGCCGCCCGCGGCATCGACGTCACCGGCGTGACCCACGTCGTCAACTACACCTGCCCCGAGGACGAGAAGACCTACGTCCACCGGATCGGCCGCACCGGCCGCGCCGGCGCCACCGGCATCGCGATCACCTTCGTCGACTGGGCCGACCTGCACCGCTGGAAGATGATCAACAAGGCGCTCGACCTGCCGTTCGACGACCCGGCCGAGACCTACTCCAGCTCCGAGCACTTCCTCCACGACCAGGGCATCCCGAAGGGGATCAAGGGTCGCCTCATCCCCGAGGGCCAGGTCGTCATCGAGCGCCAGCCCCGCACCGACGGGCGCGGCGGCAGCGGTGGCCGCGGCGGTCGTGACGGCGGTCGTGACGGGGGTCGCGACGGCGGCCGTGGTCGCTCGCGCAGCGGTCGCAGCGAGGGCGGGCGCTCGTCCGACTCGGCTGCCCCGGCTCCCGCGGCCACGACGACCGGTCCCGCCACCGACGGCGGCGAGTCCGGCGACCGCCCGGCGCGCAAGCGCAACCGCAACCGTCGCCGCACCCGTGGCGGCAGCAGCGACAGCGCGCCCGCCTCGGGCACCGGCTCCGACGGCTGA
- a CDS encoding ferritin-like fold-containing protein — MTEPSRDDTPDETPGAADEVDSVAFEDPAYRAAVVDLLGVITYGEISAFERLADDAKLAPRLADKLALRQMATVQFGHVQPLMDRIATLGADPIEAMAPFTTPFDVFHAATAPNDWLEGLVKAYVGDGLAADFYVEIAMFLDAGTRQLVIDSLAHAGQADFVVDRVRRAIEDDHRVGGRLALWGRRLMGEALSQAQRVAAERDSLAALLAGGVDRPGMDLAALARMFSRLTENHAKRMAELGLAS, encoded by the coding sequence ATGACCGAACCGTCGCGTGACGACACCCCCGACGAGACCCCCGGGGCCGCCGACGAGGTCGACTCGGTGGCCTTCGAGGACCCCGCCTACCGGGCCGCGGTCGTCGACCTCCTCGGCGTCATCACCTACGGCGAGATCTCGGCGTTCGAGCGCCTGGCCGACGACGCGAAGCTGGCCCCGCGCCTGGCCGACAAGCTGGCGCTGCGCCAGATGGCGACCGTCCAGTTCGGCCACGTGCAGCCGCTGATGGACCGGATCGCCACCCTGGGGGCCGACCCCATCGAGGCGATGGCGCCGTTCACGACGCCCTTCGACGTCTTCCACGCCGCGACCGCGCCCAACGACTGGCTCGAGGGCCTGGTCAAGGCGTACGTCGGCGACGGCCTCGCCGCCGACTTCTACGTCGAGATCGCGATGTTCCTCGACGCGGGCACCCGCCAGCTGGTGATCGACTCGCTGGCCCACGCCGGCCAGGCCGACTTCGTGGTCGACCGGGTCCGCCGCGCCATCGAGGACGACCACCGGGTCGGGGGCCGCCTCGCGCTCTGGGGCCGCCGCCTGATGGGGGAGGCGCTCTCGCAGGCGCAGCGCGTCGCCGCCGAGCGCGACTCGCTGGCCGCCCTGCTCGCCGGCGGCGTCGACCGCCCCGGCATGGACCTCGCCGCCCTCGCCCGGATGTTCAGCCGGCTCACCGAGAACCACGCCAAGCGGATGGCCGAGCTCGGCCTCGCGTCGTAG
- a CDS encoding MarR family winged helix-turn-helix transcriptional regulator — protein MSTTVELSRAGRERTEAVSGLFDALIAFSRSLKARGADWSQLSDDLSRGDIVTLGVLDAHGSIRPGHIAAKLSVDPSVVSRQLAGLHRLGLVERGPDPADRRAELISLTATGRERLLQARDAMCAALADRLDHWGLDEVRTATAMVEDLGQRLHEPLARPPVAGTTTDHSTRTTAAAKDTP, from the coding sequence ATGTCAACCACTGTCGAGCTCTCCCGGGCCGGCCGTGAGCGCACCGAGGCCGTCTCGGGCCTGTTCGACGCCCTGATCGCCTTCAGCAGGTCGCTGAAGGCGCGGGGGGCCGACTGGTCCCAGCTGTCCGACGACCTGTCCCGTGGCGACATCGTCACGCTCGGCGTGCTCGACGCCCACGGGAGCATCCGCCCCGGCCACATCGCGGCCAAGCTGTCCGTCGACCCCTCGGTCGTCAGCCGGCAGCTCGCCGGCCTGCACCGCCTCGGCCTGGTCGAGCGGGGGCCCGACCCCGCCGACCGGCGCGCCGAGCTGATCAGCCTCACCGCCACCGGGCGCGAGCGGCTGCTCCAGGCGCGCGACGCCATGTGCGCCGCGCTCGCCGACCGGCTCGACCACTGGGGCCTCGACGAGGTCCGGACCGCGACCGCCATGGTCGAGGACCTCGGCCAGCGGCTCCACGAGCCGCTCGCCCGCCCCCCGGTCGCCGGCACGACCACCGACCACTCCACCCGCACCACCGCAGCAGCGAAGGACACCCCATGA
- a CDS encoding MDR family MFS transporter — MTDTATRPAVAPTTDYSHKEIVEVLIGLLSALFVAILSTTIVSTALPTIIADLDGTQTQYTWVVTASLLAMTVTSPIWAKFSDLYNKKLLVQLAIGIFVVGSLAAGAVQNVPELLAARAVQGLGMGGLIALTQSIIASIIPPRQRGRYSGYMAGVMAVATVSGPLLGGLIVDSLGWRWCFWVAVPFAVAGLAMLQKFLQVETIRREVRIDVLGALFITVAAALPLVWVSFAGTSFAWWSSATACFLVGTLVALVGAVVVERRHSDPLVPPRIIADKMTMLSIAGSLAVGVAQFGASVFLSQYFQVARGHTPTEAGLLMLPLIVGNLFGATGSGQYITRTGRWKGVMVLGGVLLSGGLLLMGTVTHTSPLWHLSAYMVVMGLGTGALMQNLVLVVQNTVDVTDVGAASGVVTFFRSLGGTIGVAALGAVLASSVSDRIATALGTSGGTGSTGSTLDLSGLPAPVVETIRAAYADSTAEVFMIAGLVALVTLVAVVLMPVSELRTTIRKTEPQEADRPVEDALV; from the coding sequence ATGACCGACACCGCGACACGACCCGCCGTCGCGCCCACCACGGACTACTCCCACAAGGAGATCGTCGAGGTGCTGATCGGACTGCTCTCGGCCCTGTTCGTGGCCATCCTGAGCACCACGATCGTCTCGACGGCCCTGCCCACGATCATCGCCGACCTCGACGGCACCCAGACGCAGTACACCTGGGTCGTCACCGCCTCGCTGCTCGCGATGACGGTGACCAGCCCGATCTGGGCGAAGTTCTCCGACCTCTACAACAAGAAGCTGCTCGTCCAGCTGGCCATCGGCATCTTCGTGGTCGGCTCGCTGGCCGCCGGCGCCGTGCAGAACGTGCCCGAGCTGCTCGCCGCCCGCGCCGTGCAGGGCCTCGGCATGGGTGGCCTGATCGCGCTCACCCAGTCGATCATCGCCTCGATCATCCCGCCCCGGCAGCGCGGTCGCTACAGCGGCTACATGGCCGGCGTCATGGCCGTCGCCACCGTCTCGGGCCCGCTCCTGGGCGGCCTGATCGTGGACAGCCTCGGCTGGCGCTGGTGCTTCTGGGTGGCCGTGCCGTTCGCGGTCGCCGGCCTGGCGATGCTGCAGAAGTTCCTCCAGGTCGAGACCATCCGCCGCGAGGTCCGCATCGACGTCCTGGGCGCGCTGTTCATCACCGTGGCCGCCGCCCTGCCGCTCGTGTGGGTCTCCTTCGCCGGCACCAGCTTCGCCTGGTGGTCCAGCGCCACGGCGTGCTTCCTCGTCGGCACCCTGGTCGCCCTCGTCGGCGCGGTCGTCGTCGAGCGTCGCCACTCCGACCCGCTCGTGCCGCCGCGGATCATCGCCGACAAGATGACGATGCTCTCGATCGCCGGCTCGCTGGCCGTCGGCGTCGCGCAGTTCGGCGCGTCGGTCTTCCTGTCGCAGTACTTCCAGGTCGCCCGGGGCCACACGCCCACCGAGGCCGGCCTGCTGATGCTGCCGCTCATCGTCGGCAACCTCTTCGGCGCCACCGGGTCGGGGCAGTACATCACCCGCACCGGCCGCTGGAAGGGCGTCATGGTCCTCGGCGGGGTGCTGCTGTCCGGCGGCCTGCTGCTCATGGGCACGGTCACCCACACCAGCCCGCTGTGGCACCTGTCGGCGTACATGGTCGTGATGGGCCTGGGCACCGGCGCGCTGATGCAGAACCTCGTGCTGGTCGTGCAGAACACCGTCGACGTCACCGACGTCGGCGCCGCCTCCGGCGTGGTGACCTTCTTCCGCTCGCTCGGCGGCACCATCGGTGTCGCGGCGCTCGGTGCGGTCCTCGCCAGCAGCGTCAGCGACCGGATCGCCACCGCGCTGGGCACCAGCGGCGGCACCGGCAGCACCGGCAGCACGCTCGACCTCAGCGGCCTGCCCGCCCCGGTCGTGGAGACCATCCGGGCGGCGTACGCCGACTCCACCGCGGAGGTCTTCATGATCGCCGGCCTGGTCGCCCTGGTGACGCTGGTCGCGGTCGTGCTGATGCCCGTCAGCGAGCTGCGCACCACCATCCGCAAGACCGAGCCGCAGGAGGCCGACCGCCCGGTCGAGGACGCGCTCGTCTGA
- a CDS encoding SDR family oxidoreductase — protein sequence MSIVVTGATGQLGRLVVESLLARGADPAGIVATGRRTEALQDLADRGVDVRRADYADPASLREALDGAERVLLVSGNEFGQRVAQHTAVVEAAVDAGVSLLAYTSAPHAATTPLLLAAEHAGTEAVVTASGLPHVLLRNAWYVENYTAQLPTYLEHGMVGAAGEGRVSLALRREYAEAAATVLLEDGHAGATYELGGPAVTLAELAAVVSEVSGAQVAYTDVPQAQLVEVLVGAGLPRPAAETFADVDRGISAGELLVPTDDLARLLGREPLPTAEAVREALAG from the coding sequence ATGTCCATCGTCGTCACCGGAGCCACCGGCCAGCTCGGCCGCCTCGTCGTCGAGTCGCTGCTCGCCCGGGGCGCCGACCCCGCCGGGATCGTCGCGACGGGTCGCCGCACCGAGGCGCTGCAGGACCTCGCCGACCGTGGCGTCGACGTGCGCCGCGCCGACTACGCCGACCCCGCGTCGCTGCGCGAGGCGCTCGACGGTGCCGAGCGGGTGCTGCTGGTCTCCGGCAACGAGTTCGGCCAGCGGGTCGCCCAGCACACGGCCGTGGTCGAGGCCGCCGTCGACGCCGGGGTGTCGCTGCTCGCCTACACCTCCGCGCCGCACGCCGCCACCACGCCGCTGCTGCTCGCCGCCGAGCACGCCGGCACCGAGGCCGTCGTCACCGCCTCCGGCCTGCCCCACGTGCTGCTCCGCAACGCGTGGTACGTCGAGAACTACACCGCCCAGCTGCCGACCTACCTCGAGCACGGCATGGTCGGCGCCGCCGGCGAGGGACGCGTCAGCCTCGCCCTGCGCCGGGAGTACGCCGAGGCCGCCGCCACCGTGCTGCTCGAGGACGGCCACGCGGGCGCGACGTACGAGCTGGGCGGGCCGGCCGTAACGCTGGCCGAGCTGGCCGCGGTCGTGAGCGAGGTGTCCGGCGCGCAGGTCGCCTACACCGACGTGCCGCAGGCGCAGCTGGTCGAGGTCCTCGTCGGCGCCGGCCTCCCGCGGCCCGCCGCCGAGACCTTCGCCGACGTCGACCGCGGCATCTCCGCGGGCGAGCTGCTGGTCCCGACCGACGACCTCGCCCGGCTGCTGGGCCGCGAGCCGCTGCCGACGGCCGAGGCCGTGCGCGAGGCCCTGGCCGGCTGA
- a CDS encoding winged helix-turn-helix transcriptional regulator: MPTTPVTPAADPYSAACPSRQLLDRIGDKWTVLVLGVLTQSPRRYGEIARAVEGVSQKMLTQTLRHLERDGMVVRTVHATVPVRVDYELTDLGRSLSGPLAVLEAWAVEHIDVIEQARAAYDAPAPGEGSGGVGDGRGVRSGSRPSR, encoded by the coding sequence ATGCCGACCACGCCCGTGACGCCCGCCGCCGACCCCTACTCCGCCGCCTGCCCGAGCCGGCAGCTCCTCGACCGGATCGGCGACAAGTGGACGGTGCTCGTGCTCGGGGTGCTGACGCAGTCGCCGCGGAGGTACGGCGAGATCGCGCGGGCCGTCGAGGGCGTGAGCCAGAAGATGCTGACCCAGACGCTGCGCCACCTCGAGCGCGACGGCATGGTGGTGCGCACGGTGCACGCGACGGTGCCCGTGCGGGTCGACTACGAGCTGACCGACCTCGGTCGCTCGCTCAGCGGGCCGCTGGCCGTGCTGGAGGCCTGGGCCGTCGAGCACATCGACGTGATCGAGCAGGCCCGGGCGGCGTACGACGCCCCCGCGCCCGGCGAGGGCAGCGGGGGCGTCGGGGACGGCCGGGGCGTCAGGAGCGGAAGCCGACCGTCCCGGTGA
- a CDS encoding DUF3107 domain-containing protein, producing MEVKIGVQNVTREIVIDTTLDSDAVEQAVSAALADDGGVLALSDAKGRRVVVPGSKLAYVDISTSVTGTVGFRS from the coding sequence ATGGAGGTCAAGATCGGCGTCCAGAACGTCACCCGCGAGATCGTCATCGACACCACCCTCGACTCCGACGCGGTCGAGCAGGCCGTCTCCGCGGCGCTCGCCGACGACGGCGGCGTGCTCGCGCTGAGCGACGCCAAGGGCCGCCGGGTCGTCGTGCCCGGCTCCAAGCTCGCCTACGTCGACATCTCCACCAGCGTCACCGGGACGGTCGGCTTCCGCTCCTGA